The nucleotide window TAAAAATAATATACAGTGAGTTTGCTTATAAAAAGTTTGATAAGGAGCTTTATTACAAAAATCAAAAAAGCATTAAACGAATTCTAGATACACCTAAAGGATTCCATGCTTTTTTTGATGGCAAAGCAAACGATTCTCTTTTAATCCAATTAGGTGTTATAGAATCATTGCCTATTGAAATTTTGGGGATTATGTTAAATGATTCGGTTATTTCAAAACCTTTAAATGAACTTATACTTTCTGCTAAATTACCTGAGGAGTACGTAAATTACAAAGGATTTTCCTTTGTTTTGCCACAAGACTTAATATGGAAAAATAAATTTGCAAAAAAACTTAGTGTAAAATACCGAATTCTTGGTGCAAGTACTGAAAAATCTGCTGAAGTTTTTCCATACCCCTATAAAGATAAAAATTGGCTGAAGGAGGATTTGCTTAATCAGGTCTCTAATATGGAAGAATTTACTTTTTTAACAGTAAATAAGGAGCAAAAAGTGGTTTTTATAAGACCTGGAAAATGGCAGATAAATAAAAACATGATTATTCCCCAAGATTATATAGTTAAAGCCTCTGAAAATACTGTTATTGATTTAATCAACAATGCTAGAATTGTTTCATATTCTGCTCTTGATTTTTCTGGAAATGAAAAAGAACCAATTGTAATATTTTCTTCTGATTTAACAGGTCAGGGAATTGTCGTATTAAATGCTTCACTAACATCAAATTTAAAACATGTTCATTTTAAGGAACTTAATAGCTCAAAAGACAATGAATTAAAACTCTCCGGTGCTGTTACTTTTTATGAATCTGAAGTTAATATTACAAATTGTTATTTTACAAGTGGCAATAATGAGGATATTCTCACTATTATTCGTTCTTCTTTTAGAGTTAATAAATGCCTTTTTGAGAATTTAGTTAATGATGCCTTGGATATAAAATTTAGTAATGGTAGTGTATCCAGCAGTTCCTTTGTTAATTGCATTGAAGATGCTATTGATATCACCGCAAGTAATGTGCTGTTAAAGAATATTACTATTAACAAAGCGGGAAATAAAGGACTCAATGCAAAGGCACATTCAGAAGTTAAAGGAGAAAACATTAAAATATTTAATTCCAACATTGCGGTTTCTGCCGAAGATTTTGCAAATATTATTCTTGATAATGTGACCATAAAAGATAGTAAAATTGCTTTTGTATCTTTTCAGAATAAGCCAGAGTTTGGTCCCGCATTTATTACTGCAACAAATGTAGTTCTAGAGAACAACGTAAAGAAAAGCCTTGTTGAATCAAAATCAAAAATTAGCATAAATGGCGTTTCTTTATCTGAGACAATAAAGAATGTTGAAGCATTACTTAAACAGGATATAAATGAATAAAAAAGTTGCTTTATATCTGTTTTGTTTTTTATTCAGCATAGATACAATAGCTATCAATCAGCCTGTAGAATCTCCTTTTAACAATAAAGTTTTAAAAAAGGATTCTTTGAACAGCAGTTTTTCCTTCATTGTTACGGGTCATTTGCACGGAGCATCTTCCAATATTTCAGGTTTTCCTGCGGCTTCTTTACTAGCTAATATTGATACTATTAATAGTTTAAATGCCGATTTTATAATTTCCCTGGGTGATTTGTTTTTGGATGTTAATGATAATTATGTTGCAAATTATAAGAGGAGCTTATTTGATAAATTGAATATGCCTTTGTTTAATGCTGTTGGTAACCATGACTTATCGGGTAATCGATATGAAAGTTATTTTGGAAAAACTTTTTTTTCATTCGTTTACAATGAAAATCTTTTTATTTTTTTAGATACCGAAATCAATGATGGAAGTATAAAAGGAGAGCAAATGGAATTTTTTAAAAATGCCATTTCTCAAGCTCAAAAAAACAATGCGATTAAGAATATTTTCATCGCATCACATCGGCCTGTATGGTCTGAAAACAACTCCCGTTACAATACTTTTTTTAAAGGAAATACTCAAACTCAATTTGGATTAAATAATTTCAAAACTGAAGTTTCATCTTATTTGAATGAGCTTTCAACGAAATCAATTTTTTGGTTTTCTGGTTCTATGGCTTCAGGACCTGTTTCTTTTTTCTACGATAAACAAAAAGATTCTAACATTTCGTTTATTATTACCGCAATTCGAGACTTAAAACGAGATGCCATACTTCTTGTTAGTGTAAATACGGATAAAGCAGTTGAGTTTAATACAATTTCCCTTACAGGTGAACCATTACATAATTTACAAACCTATGATATTGAATTCTGGAATAGAAATTCAAAAAATATGGAAATGGATTTCAACTACAGGCTAATACCATATCTTACTTTACAAATGATTAAACATTACCATTTTTGGATTGGTTTAGCTTTTGGAATATTAATCATGAGCTTATTTGTTTTTATTAAAAGACGATTTTTTTTTAAAAATAAATTTTGAAAAAGACAAAAACAATTCTTTTCCTTTATTCTGAGCTTGCTGCCTACTTTCTTTCTTGCATTAAAGTGTTAGCAAATGAAGAAAAATATTTAATTCACATAATACACTGGCCTCTAAATGAGCAAGCCCCTTTTGAATTCGATTTTCCAAAACAAGTAAAATTTTATCCTAAAAAAAAATTTTCTAAAACTGAATTACTAAAAATTGCATCCAATTTAAATCCTGATCTTATATTTTGCAGCGGATGGATAGACAAAGATTATCTTAAAATTTGCAAAGAATTCAGAAGGAAAATCCCGGTAATTGTTGGTTTTGATAATCAATGGATAGGGACAACAAAACAATGGCTGGCAGTTGCATCAAGAGCATTTACCATAGCTCCCTATTTTTCACATGCCTGGGTTCCCGGAGAAATTCAAGCAGAATTTGCTTTAAAACTTGGTTTTACTAACAATAGAATTTTGAGAGGCTTTTACGCTGCAGACTTTGATTTCTTTCATGCACTATATCTAAAAAACAAAGAACAAAAAGAAAAAGAATTTCCCAAACGCTTCATTTACGTAGGCCGCTACATAGAGCACAAAGGCATAAAAGACCTTTGGCAGGCATTTATAGAACTGCAAAATGAAAAGCCCAGCGACTGGGAGCTTTGGTGTTTGGGAGTTGGCCCATTAAAAGAACAGGAAGTCACGCATCCCAAAATAAAACATTTTGGTTTTGTACAGCCATCAGAAATGAAAAAAATCATTGCAGATTCCGGTGTTTTTGTGCTTCCCAGCCATTTTGAGCCCTGGGGAGTTGTAGTGCATGAGTTTGCCGCAGCCGGTTTTCCTTTAATATGCAGCGATAAAGTGGGGGCAAATTCTGCCTTTTTGAAGCAGGGCGAGAACGGTTTTATATATCATTCAGCAGATGTGGAGGCATTGAAAAACGCACTGAAAAAAATGACAGCACAATCCAAAGAACAATTGCTTGAAATGGGGGAGAAGAGTATAGAAAAAGCAAAGTTAATTACCCCCGAAAAATGGGCACAGACCATTACAGGAGTTTTGTCTCGGCCAGAAAAAGGCATTAGCTGAAAAGTTTTTTCATGCCTTCCCGAAGTTTAGGCATAGGATCATGAAATTATTATCCATGGTTGTTTATATTTTCCGCACACATTTTTTTTTCGGAATTAAATTGCTCCTAACATAAAAAGATTATATAAACCCAACTATATTATATAAAATGTTTGCATTAACATTATTACTATGTTACATGAAACGTTTGTGTTTGCCCTCACTATGTTACATAAAATGTTTGTATTTGCCATCACTATGATGCATTAAATGTTTTTATTTACCTTCACTATGTCACGTTGAATGTTGAATGTTAATATTTGCCCTAACTATGATACATGAAGTGTTTATATTTGGCCTTTCTTTGTTACCTATAGGTTTATATTTGGCCTTACTATGATACATAAAATGTTTGAATTTACCTTCACCACGTTACATGAAATGTTAATATTTGCCCTTACTATGATACATGAAGTGTTTATATTTACCCTAACTATGTTACATAAAATGTATATATTTGCCCTTGCTTTGTTTCATATATGTTTATATTTGGCTTTACTATGGTACATAAAGGTTTACATTGCCCTCACTATGTTACATTAAATGCTTGTATTTACCCACACTATGATACAACAAGTATTTATATTTACCCTCACTATGATACATAAAGTATTTATATTTACCTTCACTTTGCCCATTTGTTTTTTTATTTGGCCTTACAATATGATACAAATTAGTTTTATTTAACCAAGGCTTCCACTATTATAAAAAGCACAGCTTTGATGTTTTAAATATAAATAATGATAACAAGGGATATAATTTCTACAATGATAAAATGGGCTGCAAAGCCCTCACGGAAACCATTAGTAATTAGGGGAGCCAGGCAAGTTGGCAAAACTACCCTGGTTGCTCAGTTTTCTCATCAATTTGATCAGTACATATATTTAAACCTGGAATTACCTGATGACAGCCAGGCTTTTTTGGATTTTAAAAACATGGATACGCTTATACAATCCATATTTTTTATAAAAAATAAAGTTCATTCCAAAAAGAAAAAAACACTGATTTTCATTGATGAAATACAGGAGGTTCCCAAAGCACTAAACCTGCTGCGTTATTTTTATGAACAGGCTCCCGAATTATATGTAATTGCTGCAGGTTCATTGTTGGAGACGCTTTTCAGCCAAAATGTGAGTTTTCCTGTCGGACGCCTGGAATTCCTGGTGGTAAGGCCGGTGTCTTTTTCTGAATTTCTTGCTGCAACTGGTGAACATGCTGCATTGCAGGCAATGAGGAATATACCTTTACCGGAATTTGCCAATGAAAAACTTTTTGCCCTTTTTAATATTTACACTTTAATTGGAGGAATGCCCGAAATCGTTGATCATTATGCAACACATAAGGATTTAACTTCACTGAAACCAATTTATGAATCACTTATAGTTTCATATATTGATGATGTGGAAAAATATGCAGCCAATGCCACTCAGGTGCAGCTTTTTCGCCACGTCATTAAAGCCTCATTTGCTGAAGCCGGCAAAAGAATTAAATTCCAGGGTTTCGGAAAATCAAACTACAGGTCCAGAGAAATGGGAGAAGTTTTAAGGAATTTGCAAAAAGCGTTTCTACTTTACCTTGTTTATCCCACTACCGGTGCAGAACTTCCATTGCAACCGGATTCTCGCAAATCCCCCAGGTTGCAGGTTTTAGACACAGGAATGCTCAATTATTTCCTGGGAATCCAAAAAGAACTGCTTTGGGCCACTGATTTAAACAAAGTTTACCAGGGAACTGTTATTGAACATATCGTTGGCCAGGAACTTTTGGCCATAGATCACAGCGTATTAAACCAGCTTAATTTTTGGATACGTGAGAAAAAAGAATCTTCTGCTGAGGTGGATTACCTTTATTTATTTGAAGGAAAAGTAATACCTGTGGAAGTTAAATCAGGTTCTGCAGGTAAGTTAAGGTCGTTGCATTTATTTATGGACCTGGCCCCACATAACATGGCCATTCGCTTTTATGCCGGAGAAATCTCCATAACCGAGGTGAATACCCTGGCAGGTAAAAAATATTTTCTGTTAAACCTTCCTTACTTTTTGGTTTCTCAAATTGAATATTATTTAACATGGTTCAAAAATAAGATCAATGAAAAATAATTTTTACAGATAGTTCTTTAAAAAAACAAAATTGATTCCGCACAAATTGTATAGCTGATTTTATCTCAAACAAAGGCCATAGTTGTAGTGTATGCAGGTCTGGATGAAATAGGATGCTTTTTAAAAAGAACAATTTTATATGGAATTCAAGTTCCCTTAATTTAAAAAATTAAGGGTTTATAAGTTTTAATAATTAGCATATCTAACTGGTTTATTAAAAAATTACCCCAAAACTCCTTATTTGACATATATATTCATGTTATACTTAACAACAAATGATTAAACTTTAAAGTTATTTATTCCTTAACTACCTGCTTAACCTAATACTTTTTATTTACTTTTGCCTCATGCAGAATGAAATGATATTAATACTTGACTTTGGGTCACAATACACCCAACTAATTGCCAGGCGGGTAAGAGAACTAAATGTTTACTGTGAAATACATCCTTTTAATAAAATTCCTGAAATTCATTCAGGAATTAAAGGAGTGGTGCTTTCTGGTAGCCCTTTTTCAGTAAGGGATGCTGCTGCACTTAATCCTGATTTAACATTAATTAAAGGAAAATTACCCTTATTGGGAGTATGTTATGGTG belongs to Bacteroidota bacterium and includes:
- a CDS encoding CotH kinase family protein, which encodes MQIKKNNKEQRSSLFNIKPFLIWASLAVFIILTAYCIIFASKFIKTKGYTGLYDFISTASSNYLFSLDAKIEKVEIQFEPSDFNTIKEKRQLALNRNLIINEPDSYVPAIILHKGKKIRIKIRLKGHMTDHVDGEKWSYRVKVKDNDHFMGMRTFSLQHPGTRQYVYEWVYHKMLKAEHLIALRYKFINIVLNGKDLGIYAVEEHFDDELIADNNNLIGPVFRFNPNLYWVDRYNEILKDKVIAEFSSFSSSNFEIYREKKTLSDPVQFQYFLKGMALIEAFRRGELPADSVFDIKKQAKFYAVMDLMGGHFSMDWSDVKFYYNPITSRLEPVGYESCSLYPTKKIAGSARYKPLEKGAFINDFHNNLFSNPAFFKEYIKQLEIVAEKEYLDNFFASIDKDLNQNLKIIYSEFAYKKFDKELYYKNQKSIKRILDTPKGFHAFFDGKANDSLLIQLGVIESLPIEILGIMLNDSVISKPLNELILSAKLPEEYVNYKGFSFVLPQDLIWKNKFAKKLSVKYRILGASTEKSAEVFPYPYKDKNWLKEDLLNQVSNMEEFTFLTVNKEQKVVFIRPGKWQINKNMIIPQDYIVKASENTVIDLINNARIVSYSALDFSGNEKEPIVIFSSDLTGQGIVVLNASLTSNLKHVHFKELNSSKDNELKLSGAVTFYESEVNITNCYFTSGNNEDILTIIRSSFRVNKCLFENLVNDALDIKFSNGSVSSSSFVNCIEDAIDITASNVLLKNITINKAGNKGLNAKAHSEVKGENIKIFNSNIAVSAEDFANIILDNVTIKDSKIAFVSFQNKPEFGPAFITATNVVLENNVKKSLVESKSKISINGVSLSETIKNVEALLKQDINE
- a CDS encoding metallophosphoesterase, with the translated sequence MNKKVALYLFCFLFSIDTIAINQPVESPFNNKVLKKDSLNSSFSFIVTGHLHGASSNISGFPAASLLANIDTINSLNADFIISLGDLFLDVNDNYVANYKRSLFDKLNMPLFNAVGNHDLSGNRYESYFGKTFFSFVYNENLFIFLDTEINDGSIKGEQMEFFKNAISQAQKNNAIKNIFIASHRPVWSENNSRYNTFFKGNTQTQFGLNNFKTEVSSYLNELSTKSIFWFSGSMASGPVSFFYDKQKDSNISFIITAIRDLKRDAILLVSVNTDKAVEFNTISLTGEPLHNLQTYDIEFWNRNSKNMEMDFNYRLIPYLTLQMIKHYHFWIGLAFGILIMSLFVFIKRRFFFKNKF
- a CDS encoding glycosyltransferase family 4 protein, which gives rise to MKKTKTILFLYSELAAYFLSCIKVLANEEKYLIHIIHWPLNEQAPFEFDFPKQVKFYPKKKFSKTELLKIASNLNPDLIFCSGWIDKDYLKICKEFRRKIPVIVGFDNQWIGTTKQWLAVASRAFTIAPYFSHAWVPGEIQAEFALKLGFTNNRILRGFYAADFDFFHALYLKNKEQKEKEFPKRFIYVGRYIEHKGIKDLWQAFIELQNEKPSDWELWCLGVGPLKEQEVTHPKIKHFGFVQPSEMKKIIADSGVFVLPSHFEPWGVVVHEFAAAGFPLICSDKVGANSAFLKQGENGFIYHSADVEALKNALKKMTAQSKEQLLEMGEKSIEKAKLITPEKWAQTITGVLSRPEKGIS
- a CDS encoding ATP-binding protein produces the protein MITRDIISTMIKWAAKPSRKPLVIRGARQVGKTTLVAQFSHQFDQYIYLNLELPDDSQAFLDFKNMDTLIQSIFFIKNKVHSKKKKTLIFIDEIQEVPKALNLLRYFYEQAPELYVIAAGSLLETLFSQNVSFPVGRLEFLVVRPVSFSEFLAATGEHAALQAMRNIPLPEFANEKLFALFNIYTLIGGMPEIVDHYATHKDLTSLKPIYESLIVSYIDDVEKYAANATQVQLFRHVIKASFAEAGKRIKFQGFGKSNYRSREMGEVLRNLQKAFLLYLVYPTTGAELPLQPDSRKSPRLQVLDTGMLNYFLGIQKELLWATDLNKVYQGTVIEHIVGQELLAIDHSVLNQLNFWIREKKESSAEVDYLYLFEGKVIPVEVKSGSAGKLRSLHLFMDLAPHNMAIRFYAGEISITEVNTLAGKKYFLLNLPYFLVSQIEYYLTWFKNKINEK